A single window of [Limnothrix rosea] IAM M-220 DNA harbors:
- the psaA gene encoding photosystem I core protein PsaA yields the protein MAVKVDKDPVPTSFEKWGKPGHFDRTLARGPKTTTWIWNLHADAHDFDSQTSDLEDISRKIFSAHFGHLAVVFVWLSGMYFHGAKFSNYEAWLNDPTVIKPSAQVVWPVVGQGILNGDVGGGFSGIQITSGLFYLWRACGFTNSYQLYVTAIGGLVMAALMVFAGWFHYHKAAPKLEWFQNAESMLNHHLSVLLGCGSLGWTGHLIHVSMPINKLLDSGVAAKDIPLPHEFIDASVMAELYPSFAQGLKPFFTLDWAVYADILTFKGGLNPTTGSLWLSDVAHHHLAIAVLFIIAGHMYRTGFGVGHSIKQLLEAHKGPFTGEGHKGLYEILTTSWHAQLAVNLALLGSLTIIIAHHMYSMPPYPYMAVDYGTQLSLFTHHTWIGGFLIVGAGAHGAIFMVRDYDPAKNVDNLLDRVIRHRDAIISHLNWVCIWLGFHSFGLYIHNDTMRALGRPQDMFSDSAIQLQPIFAQWIQNLHTVAPGATAPTAVAPASFAFGGDVMAIGGKIAMMPITLGTADFMVHHIHAFTIHVTVLILLKGLLYSRSSRLVPDKGQLGFRFPCDGPGRGGTCQVSGWDHVFLGLFWMYNSLSIVIFHFSWKMQSDVWGTVLPDGSISHVTGGNFATSSITINGWLRDFLWAQSSQVINSYGSALSAYGIMFLAGHFVFAFSLMFLFSGRGYWQELIESIVWAHNKLNLAPAIQPRALSIIQGRAVGVAHYLLGGIVTTWAFFLARSLSIG from the coding sequence ATGGCAGTAAAGGTTGATAAGGATCCGGTACCAACTTCTTTTGAGAAGTGGGGCAAGCCGGGTCACTTTGACCGAACTCTGGCACGGGGTCCAAAAACCACCACCTGGATTTGGAACCTCCATGCCGATGCACATGATTTCGATAGCCAAACAAGTGATCTCGAAGATATTTCGCGCAAAATCTTCAGCGCGCACTTCGGTCACCTTGCTGTAGTTTTTGTTTGGCTAAGCGGCATGTACTTTCATGGCGCAAAATTTTCTAATTACGAAGCTTGGTTAAACGATCCCACCGTGATCAAGCCTAGTGCTCAAGTTGTCTGGCCTGTTGTGGGTCAAGGCATCCTTAACGGAGACGTTGGCGGCGGCTTCAGTGGTATTCAAATTACCTCTGGGCTGTTTTACCTCTGGCGCGCTTGTGGTTTTACCAATTCCTATCAACTCTATGTGACTGCCATTGGCGGTCTTGTTATGGCAGCCCTTATGGTGTTTGCCGGTTGGTTCCATTACCACAAAGCAGCTCCCAAGTTGGAGTGGTTTCAGAACGCTGAGTCTATGCTCAACCACCACCTTTCCGTCTTACTCGGTTGTGGTTCTTTGGGTTGGACTGGTCACTTGATTCACGTTTCTATGCCTATCAATAAGCTCTTAGATTCTGGTGTAGCTGCGAAGGATATTCCTTTGCCTCACGAGTTCATTGATGCTTCTGTAATGGCGGAGCTTTACCCGAGTTTTGCTCAGGGTCTAAAGCCTTTCTTTACGCTTGATTGGGCTGTGTATGCTGACATCTTGACCTTCAAGGGTGGTTTAAACCCTACAACTGGAAGCCTTTGGCTCTCTGATGTGGCACACCACCACTTGGCGATCGCCGTTCTCTTCATCATTGCCGGTCACATGTACCGCACTGGTTTCGGCGTAGGTCATAGCATCAAGCAACTTCTTGAAGCTCATAAAGGTCCTTTCACTGGCGAAGGCCATAAAGGTCTTTACGAGATTTTGACGACCTCTTGGCATGCCCAATTGGCCGTCAACCTTGCACTTCTTGGTTCCTTGACTATCATCATTGCGCATCACATGTATTCGATGCCTCCCTATCCCTACATGGCAGTAGACTACGGCACACAGTTGTCCTTGTTTACTCACCATACTTGGATTGGTGGCTTCCTAATCGTTGGTGCTGGTGCTCACGGCGCAATCTTTATGGTTCGTGATTATGATCCCGCTAAGAACGTTGATAACCTCTTAGACCGTGTGATCCGTCACCGTGATGCAATCATTTCTCACCTTAACTGGGTATGTATTTGGCTTGGCTTCCATAGCTTTGGTCTTTATATCCATAACGACACCATGCGTGCGTTGGGTCGTCCTCAGGACATGTTCTCTGACTCTGCGATTCAGTTACAGCCAATCTTTGCGCAATGGATTCAAAATCTTCATACCGTAGCTCCCGGTGCTACTGCTCCTACGGCAGTTGCTCCTGCTAGTTTCGCGTTTGGTGGAGATGTAATGGCGATCGGCGGCAAAATCGCAATGATGCCCATTACCCTTGGTACTGCTGACTTTATGGTTCACCATATCCATGCGTTTACTATTCATGTCACTGTACTGATTTTGCTGAAGGGTCTTCTCTATTCCCGCAGCTCCCGTCTGGTTCCCGATAAGGGTCAACTCGGATTCCGCTTCCCTTGCGACGGCCCTGGTCGTGGTGGTACTTGCCAGGTTTCTGGTTGGGACCATGTCTTCCTTGGTTTGTTCTGGATGTACAACTCTCTTTCCATCGTGATTTTCCACTTTAGCTGGAAGATGCAATCCGATGTTTGGGGTACTGTTCTTCCCGATGGCAGCATTTCCCATGTCACTGGTGGTAACTTTGCAACAAGCTCAATTACTATCAACGGCTGGCTCCGTGATTTCCTCTGGGCTCAGTCTTCTCAGGTGATCAACTCCTATGGTTCGGCCTTGTCTGCTTACGGCATCATGTTCCTAGCTGGTCACTTTGTTTTCGCCTTCAGCCTGATGTTCCTATTTAGTGGACGTGGCTATTGGCAAGAACTTATCGAGTCCATTGTTTGGGCACATAACAAGCTCAACTTGGCTCCTGCAATCCAACCTCGTGCTTTGAGTATTATTCAAGGTCGTGCAGTTGGTGTTGCTCACTATCTCCTTGGTGGGATCGTGACAACTTGGGCCTTCTTCCTCGCGAGAAGCTTGTCCATCGGTTAG